A window of Rhododendron vialii isolate Sample 1 chromosome 11a, ASM3025357v1 contains these coding sequences:
- the LOC131307528 gene encoding F-box/LRR-repeat protein At5g02910-like isoform X1, whose product MGSKRHRKKKMKLIGGEGEEEDRISRLPDSILHRILSSIDTTSFIPIFVQILSSIDTRSVIQTSVLSKRWRYLWTSVPNIHLDYDEFPGPNKCETKVRRFTHFVNQVLSLRDASNVLRFTLHSSSNVLDPVLVKNCICYAFRHNVRELFLWPECDVDLQHMEFPGCISEALGISSSSLISLRLACHDFSMPPDKPLQLPALKTLHLAGCWYDYAGFITETVGICTNLETLILDDLELKSLNITAPNLRKLELEYEDDSCSESMIAVSAPRLTSFKLQGNVLPVFSAASLPCLQNVHVNLYRGRIYEELDADILQRIPLNVMKMLEQLGEANSLTLSVETLEVLAMDPDSLNNRPSPFCKLKHLKFLPPYCPTLNLPLNAINYLTKGSSRGKLVVEFPQVIILLLFYSLLII is encoded by the exons ATGGGTAGTAAGAGGCAtcggaagaagaaaatgaaactaATCGGCggtgaaggagaagaagaagacagaATCAGCAGATTACCCGACTCCATTCTTCACCGAATCCTCTCCTCCATCGACACAACATCCTTCATTCCGATCTTCGTCCAAATCCTCTCCTCCATCGACACCAGATCCGTCATTCAGACCTCCGTTCTGTCAAAGAGATGGAGGTACCTTTGGACTTCGGTACCGAATATACACTTGGATTACGACGAATTTCCCGGTCCAAATAAGTGCGAGACCAAAGTGCGTCGATTCACGCATTTTGTGAACCAGGTCTTGTCTCTCAGAGACGCCTCAAATGTGCTCCGATTCACCTTACATTCTTCTTCTAATGTATTGGATCCAGTCCTCGTAAAAAACTGCATATGCTATGCATTTCGGCACAATGTTCGAGAATTGTTTCTGTGGCCCGAGTGCGATGTGGATCTGCAGCACATGGAATTTCCCGGCTGCATATCCGAAGCTCTTGGAATTTCCTCTAGTTCTCTTATAAGCCTTAGGTTGGCGTGTCATGACTTTAGTATGCCACCCGACAAACCGTTGCAGTTGCCTGCGTTAAAGACTCTGCATCTCGCCGGTTGCTGGTATGATTATGCCGGATTCATAACTGAGACTGTTGGCATCTGTACGAACTTGGAAACACTGATTTTGGATGACTTAGAGCTGAAAAGTTTGAATATCACTGCTCCTAATCTTAGAAAACTGGAATTAGAATATGAAGATGACAGCTGCAGCGAATCGATGATTGCGGTATCAGCACCCCGACTGACATCGTTCAAGTTGCAAGGAAACGTTTTGCCTGTCTTTTCTGCCGCGAGTCTCCCTTGTCTTCAGAATGTACACGTGAACCTGTATAGAGGGAGGATTTATGAGGAATTAGATGCAGATATCTTGCAGAGGATACCCCTCAATGTGATGAAGATGCTTGAACAGCTTGGAGAAGCAAATTCTCTTACATTGTCAGTGGAAACCCTTGAG GTTCTTGCAATGGATCCTGATTCTCTTAACAATCGTCCTTCTCCATTTTGTAAGTTGAAGCACCTAAAGTTCTTACCACCTTATTGTCCTACCTTAAATCTTCCGTTAAATGCAATTAACTACTTGACTAAAGGTTCCTCTCGTGGCAAGTTGGTTGTGGAGTTCCCTCAGGTAATAATCCTTCTCCTTTTCTATTCCTTGCTTATCATCTAA
- the LOC131307528 gene encoding F-box/LRR-repeat protein At5g02910-like isoform X2, with protein MGSKRHRKKKMKLIGGEGEEEDRISRLPDSILHRILSSIDTTSFIPIFVQILSSIDTRSVIQTSVLSKRWRYLWTSVPNIHLDYDEFPGPNKCETKVRRFTHFVNQVLSLRDASNVLRFTLHSSSNVLDPVLVKNCICYAFRHNVRELFLWPECDVDLQHMEFPGCISEALGISSSSLISLRLACHDFSMPPDKPLQLPALKTLHLAGCWYDYAGFITETVGICTNLETLILDDLELKSLNITAPNLRKLELEYEDDSCSESMIAVSAPRLTSFKLQGNVLPVFSAASLPCLQNVHVNLYRGRIYEELDADILQRIPLNVMKMLEQLGEANSLTLSVETLEVLAMDPDSLNNRPSPFCKLKHLKFLPPYCPTLNLPLNAINYLTKGSSRGKLVVEFPQCLGKWR; from the exons ATGGGTAGTAAGAGGCAtcggaagaagaaaatgaaactaATCGGCggtgaaggagaagaagaagacagaATCAGCAGATTACCCGACTCCATTCTTCACCGAATCCTCTCCTCCATCGACACAACATCCTTCATTCCGATCTTCGTCCAAATCCTCTCCTCCATCGACACCAGATCCGTCATTCAGACCTCCGTTCTGTCAAAGAGATGGAGGTACCTTTGGACTTCGGTACCGAATATACACTTGGATTACGACGAATTTCCCGGTCCAAATAAGTGCGAGACCAAAGTGCGTCGATTCACGCATTTTGTGAACCAGGTCTTGTCTCTCAGAGACGCCTCAAATGTGCTCCGATTCACCTTACATTCTTCTTCTAATGTATTGGATCCAGTCCTCGTAAAAAACTGCATATGCTATGCATTTCGGCACAATGTTCGAGAATTGTTTCTGTGGCCCGAGTGCGATGTGGATCTGCAGCACATGGAATTTCCCGGCTGCATATCCGAAGCTCTTGGAATTTCCTCTAGTTCTCTTATAAGCCTTAGGTTGGCGTGTCATGACTTTAGTATGCCACCCGACAAACCGTTGCAGTTGCCTGCGTTAAAGACTCTGCATCTCGCCGGTTGCTGGTATGATTATGCCGGATTCATAACTGAGACTGTTGGCATCTGTACGAACTTGGAAACACTGATTTTGGATGACTTAGAGCTGAAAAGTTTGAATATCACTGCTCCTAATCTTAGAAAACTGGAATTAGAATATGAAGATGACAGCTGCAGCGAATCGATGATTGCGGTATCAGCACCCCGACTGACATCGTTCAAGTTGCAAGGAAACGTTTTGCCTGTCTTTTCTGCCGCGAGTCTCCCTTGTCTTCAGAATGTACACGTGAACCTGTATAGAGGGAGGATTTATGAGGAATTAGATGCAGATATCTTGCAGAGGATACCCCTCAATGTGATGAAGATGCTTGAACAGCTTGGAGAAGCAAATTCTCTTACATTGTCAGTGGAAACCCTTGAG GTTCTTGCAATGGATCCTGATTCTCTTAACAATCGTCCTTCTCCATTTTGTAAGTTGAAGCACCTAAAGTTCTTACCACCTTATTGTCCTACCTTAAATCTTCCGTTAAATGCAATTAACTACTTGACTAAAGGTTCCTCTCGTGGCAAGTTGGTTGTGGAGTTCCCTCAG TGCTTAGGTAAATGGAGATAG
- the LOC131307528 gene encoding F-box/LRR-repeat protein 25-like isoform X3 produces the protein MGSKRHRKKKMKLIGGEGEEEDRISRLPDSILHRILSSIDTTSFIPIFVQILSSIDTRSVIQTSVLSKRWRYLWTSVPNIHLDYDEFPGPNKCETKVRRFTHFVNQVLSLRDASNVLRFTLHSSSNVLDPVLVKNCICYAFRHNVRELFLWPECDVDLQHMEFPGCISEALGISSSSLISLRLACHDFSMPPDKPLQLPALKTLHLAGCWYDYAGFITETVGICTNLETLILDDLELKSLNITAPNLRKLELEYEDDSCSESMIAVSAPRLTSFKLQGNVLPVFSAASLPCLQNVHVNLYRGRIYEELDADILQRIPLNVMKMLEQLGEANSLTLSVETLEVLAMDPDSLNNRPSPFCSSRGKLVVEFPQVIILLLFYSLLII, from the exons ATGGGTAGTAAGAGGCAtcggaagaagaaaatgaaactaATCGGCggtgaaggagaagaagaagacagaATCAGCAGATTACCCGACTCCATTCTTCACCGAATCCTCTCCTCCATCGACACAACATCCTTCATTCCGATCTTCGTCCAAATCCTCTCCTCCATCGACACCAGATCCGTCATTCAGACCTCCGTTCTGTCAAAGAGATGGAGGTACCTTTGGACTTCGGTACCGAATATACACTTGGATTACGACGAATTTCCCGGTCCAAATAAGTGCGAGACCAAAGTGCGTCGATTCACGCATTTTGTGAACCAGGTCTTGTCTCTCAGAGACGCCTCAAATGTGCTCCGATTCACCTTACATTCTTCTTCTAATGTATTGGATCCAGTCCTCGTAAAAAACTGCATATGCTATGCATTTCGGCACAATGTTCGAGAATTGTTTCTGTGGCCCGAGTGCGATGTGGATCTGCAGCACATGGAATTTCCCGGCTGCATATCCGAAGCTCTTGGAATTTCCTCTAGTTCTCTTATAAGCCTTAGGTTGGCGTGTCATGACTTTAGTATGCCACCCGACAAACCGTTGCAGTTGCCTGCGTTAAAGACTCTGCATCTCGCCGGTTGCTGGTATGATTATGCCGGATTCATAACTGAGACTGTTGGCATCTGTACGAACTTGGAAACACTGATTTTGGATGACTTAGAGCTGAAAAGTTTGAATATCACTGCTCCTAATCTTAGAAAACTGGAATTAGAATATGAAGATGACAGCTGCAGCGAATCGATGATTGCGGTATCAGCACCCCGACTGACATCGTTCAAGTTGCAAGGAAACGTTTTGCCTGTCTTTTCTGCCGCGAGTCTCCCTTGTCTTCAGAATGTACACGTGAACCTGTATAGAGGGAGGATTTATGAGGAATTAGATGCAGATATCTTGCAGAGGATACCCCTCAATGTGATGAAGATGCTTGAACAGCTTGGAGAAGCAAATTCTCTTACATTGTCAGTGGAAACCCTTGAG GTTCTTGCAATGGATCCTGATTCTCTTAACAATCGTCCTTCTCCATTTT GTTCCTCTCGTGGCAAGTTGGTTGTGGAGTTCCCTCAGGTAATAATCCTTCTCCTTTTCTATTCCTTGCTTATCATCTAA
- the LOC131307528 gene encoding F-box/LRR-repeat protein 25-like isoform X4: MGSKRHRKKKMKLIGGEGEEEDRISRLPDSILHRILSSIDTTSFIPIFVQILSSIDTRSVIQTSVLSKRWRYLWTSVPNIHLDYDEFPGPNKCETKVRRFTHFVNQVLSLRDASNVLRFTLHSSSNVLDPVLVKNCICYAFRHNVRELFLWPECDVDLQHMEFPGCISEALGISSSSLISLRLACHDFSMPPDKPLQLPALKTLHLAGCWYDYAGFITETVGICTNLETLILDDLELKSLNITAPNLRKLELEYEDDSCSESMIAVSAPRLTSFKLQGNVLPVFSAASLPCLQNVHVNLYRGRIYEELDADILQRIPLNVMKMLEQLGEANSLTLSVETLEVLAMDPDSLNNRPSPFCSSRGKLVVEFPQCLGKWR; this comes from the exons ATGGGTAGTAAGAGGCAtcggaagaagaaaatgaaactaATCGGCggtgaaggagaagaagaagacagaATCAGCAGATTACCCGACTCCATTCTTCACCGAATCCTCTCCTCCATCGACACAACATCCTTCATTCCGATCTTCGTCCAAATCCTCTCCTCCATCGACACCAGATCCGTCATTCAGACCTCCGTTCTGTCAAAGAGATGGAGGTACCTTTGGACTTCGGTACCGAATATACACTTGGATTACGACGAATTTCCCGGTCCAAATAAGTGCGAGACCAAAGTGCGTCGATTCACGCATTTTGTGAACCAGGTCTTGTCTCTCAGAGACGCCTCAAATGTGCTCCGATTCACCTTACATTCTTCTTCTAATGTATTGGATCCAGTCCTCGTAAAAAACTGCATATGCTATGCATTTCGGCACAATGTTCGAGAATTGTTTCTGTGGCCCGAGTGCGATGTGGATCTGCAGCACATGGAATTTCCCGGCTGCATATCCGAAGCTCTTGGAATTTCCTCTAGTTCTCTTATAAGCCTTAGGTTGGCGTGTCATGACTTTAGTATGCCACCCGACAAACCGTTGCAGTTGCCTGCGTTAAAGACTCTGCATCTCGCCGGTTGCTGGTATGATTATGCCGGATTCATAACTGAGACTGTTGGCATCTGTACGAACTTGGAAACACTGATTTTGGATGACTTAGAGCTGAAAAGTTTGAATATCACTGCTCCTAATCTTAGAAAACTGGAATTAGAATATGAAGATGACAGCTGCAGCGAATCGATGATTGCGGTATCAGCACCCCGACTGACATCGTTCAAGTTGCAAGGAAACGTTTTGCCTGTCTTTTCTGCCGCGAGTCTCCCTTGTCTTCAGAATGTACACGTGAACCTGTATAGAGGGAGGATTTATGAGGAATTAGATGCAGATATCTTGCAGAGGATACCCCTCAATGTGATGAAGATGCTTGAACAGCTTGGAGAAGCAAATTCTCTTACATTGTCAGTGGAAACCCTTGAG GTTCTTGCAATGGATCCTGATTCTCTTAACAATCGTCCTTCTCCATTTT GTTCCTCTCGTGGCAAGTTGGTTGTGGAGTTCCCTCAG TGCTTAGGTAAATGGAGATAG